In Ptychodera flava strain L36383 chromosome 21, AS_Pfla_20210202, whole genome shotgun sequence, a genomic segment contains:
- the LOC139122110 gene encoding large ribosomal subunit protein eL36-like: protein MAIRHEMCVGLNKGHKVTKNVMKRSSRRKGTVRKHVKFVRDIIREVCGHAPYEKRAIELLKVNKDKRALKFIKKRLGTHTRGKRKREEMQATVAQMRKAQAQQK from the exons ATGGCTATTCGTCATGAAATGTGCGTTGGCCTTAACAAAGGGCATAAAGTCACCAAAAATGTTATGAAAAGATCATCAAGGAGAAAGGGA ACGGTCCGTAAACACGTCAAGTTTGTTCGTGACATTATAAGAGAGGTGTGTGGCCATGCTCCATATGAAAAGAGAGCCATTGAGTTGCTTAAAGTCAACAAAGACAAGAGAGCACTCAAGTTCATAAAGAAAAGG CttggtacacatacacgtggaaagagaaagagagaagAGATGCAAGCAACAGTTGCCCAAATGAGAAAAGCCCAAGCTCAACAGAAGTAG